The proteins below come from a single Solea senegalensis isolate Sse05_10M linkage group LG2, IFAPA_SoseM_1, whole genome shotgun sequence genomic window:
- the bin1b gene encoding myc box-dependent-interacting protein 1b isoform X3 — MAETGTGTGSGTGKGVTAGKLAINVQKRLTRAQEKVLQKLGKADETRDAAFEEMVARFNKQTAEGTKLQKDLKAYVTSVKTLHDASRRLQDCLAEMYEPEWFGKEEMDALTEDTDTLWLDYHQNITDKCVVCMDTYLTQFPDLKARIAKRDRKLVDFDSARHHFASLQKGKKKDEAKIAKPAALLEMAAPSWAQGLISAHQVAQTNLSYNQAEEDLGRAQKIFEELNVELQDELPVLWDTRVGVYVNTFQSLAGHQEKFHKDMSKLSQNLNDIMTKLEEQRQLKKDGTAAAKTEGGAKSDEANHSDSACSAPKVEQRLGPPPSRPPPRLTPSPDQRRENAALFEDEASESDANADSTTTPATTQKAPSWDSWQEPRATEQELQYDDDDQYSEEAQGGWGSNEPTTGSYSQPGWDDAEADQDQESWNDTQGHAAQSYTEPTWDDKDTSVGQGGWGDDEEAQCAVTNGSDGELPPGFLYKVKAIHDYTATDGDELELKMGDVVLVVAFDNPDEQDDGWLMGYQECQWLQKKALSAKGVFPENFTQKV; from the exons ATGGCcgagacagggacagggaccGGGTCCGGGACAGGGAAGGGGGTCACAGCCGGGAAACTGGCCATCAACGTCCAGAAGCGGCTGACCAGAGCGCAGGAGAAG GTTCTGCAGAAGCTCGGCAAAGCTGACGAGACCCGAGATGCCGCCTTTGAGGAGATGGTGGCCAGATTCAACAAGCAGACG GCAGAAGGTACCAAACTGCAGAAAGACCTGAAAGCCTACGTGACGTCAGTGAAAA CTCTGCACGACGCGTCGCGGCGGCTGCAGGACTGTCTGGCCGAAATGTACGAACCCGAGTGGTTCGGCAAGGAGGAGATGGACGCGCTGACAGAG gaCACAGACACGCTGTGGTTAGACTATCACCAGAACATCACGGACAAATGTGTGGTGTGCATGGACACGTACCTGACTCAGTTTCCTGATCTGAAG GCTCGCATAGCAAAGCGCGACAGGAAGTTGGTGGACTTTGACAGTGCCAGGCATCACTTTGCCTCCTTACAGAAAGGGAAGAAGAAGGACGAGGCCAAGATCGCCAAG CCAGCAGCCCTGTTGGAGATGGCGGCTCCCAGCTGGGCTCAGGGTTTGATATCAGCCCACCAGGTGGCTCAGACTAACCTCTCCTACAACCAG gcggAGGAAGACCTCGGTCGAGCCCAGAAGATTTTCGAGGAGCTGAATGTGGAGTTACAAGACGAGCTTCCAGTCCTGTGGGACAC TCGTGTTGGCGTCTATGTTAACACATTCCAGAGCCTGGCAGGTCATCAGGAAAAGTTCCACAAAGATATGAGCAAA CTCAGCCAAAACCTGAATGACATCATGACCAAACTGGAGGAGCAGCGGCAGCTCAA AAAAGATGGTACTGCAGCAGCCAAGACAGAAGGTGGTGCAAAGAG TGATGAAGCCAACCACAGTGATTCAGCCTGCTCAGCACCAAag GTGGAGCAGAGGCTCGGTCCTCCTCCCAGTCGACCTCCACCGAGGCTGACGCCGTCTCCGGACCAGAGACGGGAAAACGCCGCGCTGTTTGAGGACGAGGCCTCGGAGTCTGACGCTAACGCCGACTCCACAACGACGCCGGCGACGACACAGAAG GCGCCATCATGGGATTCATGG CAAGAACCTAGAGCCACAGAGCAGGAACTccagtatgatgatgatgatcagtaCTCAGAGGAGGCCCAAGGTGGCTGGGGTTCCAATGAACCCACCACCGGGAGCTATTCTCAGCCCGGTTGGGACGATGCAGAGGCTGATCAAGATCAGGAAAGCTGGAACGACACCCAAGGCCACGCCGCTCAGTCGTACACCGAACCCACCTGGGATGATAAAGACACCAGTGTGGGACAGGGTGGCTGGGGAGATGATGAAGAGGCACAG TGTGCTGTGACCAACGGCTCTGATGGTGAACTCCCTCCAGGATTCCTCTACAAG GTGAAGGCGATACACGACTACACTGCCACCGATGGTGATGAGCTGGAACTGAAGATGGGAGATGTCGTGCTGGTCGTGGCCTTTGACAACCCAGATGAACAG GACGATGGCTGGCTCATGGGTTATCAAGAGTGTCAGTGGTTGCAGAAGAAAGCTCTTTCAGCCAAAGGTGTTTTCCCTGAAAACTTCACCCAGAAGGTTTGA
- the bin1b gene encoding myc box-dependent-interacting protein 1b isoform X11, giving the protein MAETGTGTGSGTGKGVTAGKLAINVQKRLTRAQEKVLQKLGKADETRDAAFEEMVARFNKQTAEGTKLQKDLKAYVTSVKTLHDASRRLQDCLAEMYEPEWFGKEEMDALTEEMIEKEMDNNLEDTDTLWLDYHQNITDKCVVCMDTYLTQFPDLKARIAKRDRKLVDFDSARHHFASLQKGKKKDEAKIAKPAALLEMAAPSWAQGLISAHQVAQTNLSYNQAEEDLGRAQKIFEELNVELQDELPVLWDTRVGVYVNTFQSLAGHQEKFHKDMSKLSQNLNDIMTKLEEQRQLKKDGTAAAKTEGGAKSDEANHSDSACSAPKRLGPPPSRPPPRLTPSPDQRRENAALFEDEASESDANADSTTTPATTQKCAVTNGSDGELPPGFLYKVKAIHDYTATDGDELELKMGDVVLVVAFDNPDEQDDGWLMGYQECQWLQKKALSAKGVFPENFTQKV; this is encoded by the exons ATGGCcgagacagggacagggaccGGGTCCGGGACAGGGAAGGGGGTCACAGCCGGGAAACTGGCCATCAACGTCCAGAAGCGGCTGACCAGAGCGCAGGAGAAG GTTCTGCAGAAGCTCGGCAAAGCTGACGAGACCCGAGATGCCGCCTTTGAGGAGATGGTGGCCAGATTCAACAAGCAGACG GCAGAAGGTACCAAACTGCAGAAAGACCTGAAAGCCTACGTGACGTCAGTGAAAA CTCTGCACGACGCGTCGCGGCGGCTGCAGGACTGTCTGGCCGAAATGTACGAACCCGAGTGGTTCGGCAAGGAGGAGATGGACGCGCTGACAGAG GAGATGATAGAGAAGGAGATGGACAATAACTTGGAg gaCACAGACACGCTGTGGTTAGACTATCACCAGAACATCACGGACAAATGTGTGGTGTGCATGGACACGTACCTGACTCAGTTTCCTGATCTGAAG GCTCGCATAGCAAAGCGCGACAGGAAGTTGGTGGACTTTGACAGTGCCAGGCATCACTTTGCCTCCTTACAGAAAGGGAAGAAGAAGGACGAGGCCAAGATCGCCAAG CCAGCAGCCCTGTTGGAGATGGCGGCTCCCAGCTGGGCTCAGGGTTTGATATCAGCCCACCAGGTGGCTCAGACTAACCTCTCCTACAACCAG gcggAGGAAGACCTCGGTCGAGCCCAGAAGATTTTCGAGGAGCTGAATGTGGAGTTACAAGACGAGCTTCCAGTCCTGTGGGACAC TCGTGTTGGCGTCTATGTTAACACATTCCAGAGCCTGGCAGGTCATCAGGAAAAGTTCCACAAAGATATGAGCAAA CTCAGCCAAAACCTGAATGACATCATGACCAAACTGGAGGAGCAGCGGCAGCTCAA AAAAGATGGTACTGCAGCAGCCAAGACAGAAGGTGGTGCAAAGAG TGATGAAGCCAACCACAGTGATTCAGCCTGCTCAGCACCAAag AGGCTCGGTCCTCCTCCCAGTCGACCTCCACCGAGGCTGACGCCGTCTCCGGACCAGAGACGGGAAAACGCCGCGCTGTTTGAGGACGAGGCCTCGGAGTCTGACGCTAACGCCGACTCCACAACGACGCCGGCGACGACACAGAAG TGTGCTGTGACCAACGGCTCTGATGGTGAACTCCCTCCAGGATTCCTCTACAAG GTGAAGGCGATACACGACTACACTGCCACCGATGGTGATGAGCTGGAACTGAAGATGGGAGATGTCGTGCTGGTCGTGGCCTTTGACAACCCAGATGAACAG GACGATGGCTGGCTCATGGGTTATCAAGAGTGTCAGTGGTTGCAGAAGAAAGCTCTTTCAGCCAAAGGTGTTTTCCCTGAAAACTTCACCCAGAAGGTTTGA
- the bin1b gene encoding myc box-dependent-interacting protein 1b isoform X8, protein MAETGTGTGSGTGKGVTAGKLAINVQKRLTRAQEKVLQKLGKADETRDAAFEEMVARFNKQTAEGTKLQKDLKAYVTSVKTLHDASRRLQDCLAEMYEPEWFGKEEMDALTEDTDTLWLDYHQNITDKCVVCMDTYLTQFPDLKARIAKRDRKLVDFDSARHHFASLQKGKKKDEAKIAKAEEDLGRAQKIFEELNVELQDELPVLWDTRVGVYVNTFQSLAGHQEKFHKDMSKLSQNLNDIMTKLEEQRQLKKDGTAAAKTEGGAKSDEANHSDSACSAPKVEQRLGPPPSRPPPRLTPSPDQRRENAALFEDEASESDANADSTTTPATTQKAPSWDSWQEPRATEQELQYDDDDQYSEEAQGGWGSNEPTTGSYSQPGWDDAEADQDQESWNDTQGHAAQSYTEPTWDDKDTSVGQGGWGDDEEAQCAVTNGSDGELPPGFLYKVKAIHDYTATDGDELELKMGDVVLVVAFDNPDEQDDGWLMGYQECQWLQKKALSAKGVFPENFTQKV, encoded by the exons ATGGCcgagacagggacagggaccGGGTCCGGGACAGGGAAGGGGGTCACAGCCGGGAAACTGGCCATCAACGTCCAGAAGCGGCTGACCAGAGCGCAGGAGAAG GTTCTGCAGAAGCTCGGCAAAGCTGACGAGACCCGAGATGCCGCCTTTGAGGAGATGGTGGCCAGATTCAACAAGCAGACG GCAGAAGGTACCAAACTGCAGAAAGACCTGAAAGCCTACGTGACGTCAGTGAAAA CTCTGCACGACGCGTCGCGGCGGCTGCAGGACTGTCTGGCCGAAATGTACGAACCCGAGTGGTTCGGCAAGGAGGAGATGGACGCGCTGACAGAG gaCACAGACACGCTGTGGTTAGACTATCACCAGAACATCACGGACAAATGTGTGGTGTGCATGGACACGTACCTGACTCAGTTTCCTGATCTGAAG GCTCGCATAGCAAAGCGCGACAGGAAGTTGGTGGACTTTGACAGTGCCAGGCATCACTTTGCCTCCTTACAGAAAGGGAAGAAGAAGGACGAGGCCAAGATCGCCAAG gcggAGGAAGACCTCGGTCGAGCCCAGAAGATTTTCGAGGAGCTGAATGTGGAGTTACAAGACGAGCTTCCAGTCCTGTGGGACAC TCGTGTTGGCGTCTATGTTAACACATTCCAGAGCCTGGCAGGTCATCAGGAAAAGTTCCACAAAGATATGAGCAAA CTCAGCCAAAACCTGAATGACATCATGACCAAACTGGAGGAGCAGCGGCAGCTCAA AAAAGATGGTACTGCAGCAGCCAAGACAGAAGGTGGTGCAAAGAG TGATGAAGCCAACCACAGTGATTCAGCCTGCTCAGCACCAAag GTGGAGCAGAGGCTCGGTCCTCCTCCCAGTCGACCTCCACCGAGGCTGACGCCGTCTCCGGACCAGAGACGGGAAAACGCCGCGCTGTTTGAGGACGAGGCCTCGGAGTCTGACGCTAACGCCGACTCCACAACGACGCCGGCGACGACACAGAAG GCGCCATCATGGGATTCATGG CAAGAACCTAGAGCCACAGAGCAGGAACTccagtatgatgatgatgatcagtaCTCAGAGGAGGCCCAAGGTGGCTGGGGTTCCAATGAACCCACCACCGGGAGCTATTCTCAGCCCGGTTGGGACGATGCAGAGGCTGATCAAGATCAGGAAAGCTGGAACGACACCCAAGGCCACGCCGCTCAGTCGTACACCGAACCCACCTGGGATGATAAAGACACCAGTGTGGGACAGGGTGGCTGGGGAGATGATGAAGAGGCACAG TGTGCTGTGACCAACGGCTCTGATGGTGAACTCCCTCCAGGATTCCTCTACAAG GTGAAGGCGATACACGACTACACTGCCACCGATGGTGATGAGCTGGAACTGAAGATGGGAGATGTCGTGCTGGTCGTGGCCTTTGACAACCCAGATGAACAG GACGATGGCTGGCTCATGGGTTATCAAGAGTGTCAGTGGTTGCAGAAGAAAGCTCTTTCAGCCAAAGGTGTTTTCCCTGAAAACTTCACCCAGAAGGTTTGA
- the bin1b gene encoding myc box-dependent-interacting protein 1b isoform X6: MAETGTGTGSGTGKGVTAGKLAINVQKRLTRAQEKVLQKLGKADETRDAAFEEMVARFNKQTAEGTKLQKDLKAYVTSVKTLHDASRRLQDCLAEMYEPEWFGKEEMDALTEEMIEKEMDNNLEDTDTLWLDYHQNITDKCVVCMDTYLTQFPDLKARIAKRDRKLVDFDSARHHFASLQKGKKKDEAKIAKAEEDLGRAQKIFEELNVELQDELPVLWDTRVGVYVNTFQSLAGHQEKFHKDMSKLSQNLNDIMTKLEEQRQLKKDGTAAAKTEGGAKSDEANHSDSACSAPKVEQRLGPPPSRPPPRLTPSPDQRRENAALFEDEASESDANADSTTTPATTQKAPSWDSWQEPRATEQELQYDDDDQYSEEAQGGWGSNEPTTGSYSQPGWDDAEADQDQESWNDTQGHAAQSYTEPTWDDKDTSVGQGGWGDDEEAQCAVTNGSDGELPPGFLYKVKAIHDYTATDGDELELKMGDVVLVVAFDNPDEQDDGWLMGYQECQWLQKKALSAKGVFPENFTQKV; the protein is encoded by the exons ATGGCcgagacagggacagggaccGGGTCCGGGACAGGGAAGGGGGTCACAGCCGGGAAACTGGCCATCAACGTCCAGAAGCGGCTGACCAGAGCGCAGGAGAAG GTTCTGCAGAAGCTCGGCAAAGCTGACGAGACCCGAGATGCCGCCTTTGAGGAGATGGTGGCCAGATTCAACAAGCAGACG GCAGAAGGTACCAAACTGCAGAAAGACCTGAAAGCCTACGTGACGTCAGTGAAAA CTCTGCACGACGCGTCGCGGCGGCTGCAGGACTGTCTGGCCGAAATGTACGAACCCGAGTGGTTCGGCAAGGAGGAGATGGACGCGCTGACAGAG GAGATGATAGAGAAGGAGATGGACAATAACTTGGAg gaCACAGACACGCTGTGGTTAGACTATCACCAGAACATCACGGACAAATGTGTGGTGTGCATGGACACGTACCTGACTCAGTTTCCTGATCTGAAG GCTCGCATAGCAAAGCGCGACAGGAAGTTGGTGGACTTTGACAGTGCCAGGCATCACTTTGCCTCCTTACAGAAAGGGAAGAAGAAGGACGAGGCCAAGATCGCCAAG gcggAGGAAGACCTCGGTCGAGCCCAGAAGATTTTCGAGGAGCTGAATGTGGAGTTACAAGACGAGCTTCCAGTCCTGTGGGACAC TCGTGTTGGCGTCTATGTTAACACATTCCAGAGCCTGGCAGGTCATCAGGAAAAGTTCCACAAAGATATGAGCAAA CTCAGCCAAAACCTGAATGACATCATGACCAAACTGGAGGAGCAGCGGCAGCTCAA AAAAGATGGTACTGCAGCAGCCAAGACAGAAGGTGGTGCAAAGAG TGATGAAGCCAACCACAGTGATTCAGCCTGCTCAGCACCAAag GTGGAGCAGAGGCTCGGTCCTCCTCCCAGTCGACCTCCACCGAGGCTGACGCCGTCTCCGGACCAGAGACGGGAAAACGCCGCGCTGTTTGAGGACGAGGCCTCGGAGTCTGACGCTAACGCCGACTCCACAACGACGCCGGCGACGACACAGAAG GCGCCATCATGGGATTCATGG CAAGAACCTAGAGCCACAGAGCAGGAACTccagtatgatgatgatgatcagtaCTCAGAGGAGGCCCAAGGTGGCTGGGGTTCCAATGAACCCACCACCGGGAGCTATTCTCAGCCCGGTTGGGACGATGCAGAGGCTGATCAAGATCAGGAAAGCTGGAACGACACCCAAGGCCACGCCGCTCAGTCGTACACCGAACCCACCTGGGATGATAAAGACACCAGTGTGGGACAGGGTGGCTGGGGAGATGATGAAGAGGCACAG TGTGCTGTGACCAACGGCTCTGATGGTGAACTCCCTCCAGGATTCCTCTACAAG GTGAAGGCGATACACGACTACACTGCCACCGATGGTGATGAGCTGGAACTGAAGATGGGAGATGTCGTGCTGGTCGTGGCCTTTGACAACCCAGATGAACAG GACGATGGCTGGCTCATGGGTTATCAAGAGTGTCAGTGGTTGCAGAAGAAAGCTCTTTCAGCCAAAGGTGTTTTCCCTGAAAACTTCACCCAGAAGGTTTGA
- the bin1b gene encoding myc box-dependent-interacting protein 1b isoform X13, which translates to MAETGTGTGSGTGKGVTAGKLAINVQKRLTRAQEKVLQKLGKADETRDAAFEEMVARFNKQTAEGTKLQKDLKAYVTSVKTLHDASRRLQDCLAEMYEPEWFGKEEMDALTEEMIEKEMDNNLEDTDTLWLDYHQNITDKCVVCMDTYLTQFPDLKARIAKRDRKLVDFDSARHHFASLQKGKKKDEAKIAKPAALLEMAAPSWAQGLISAHQVAQTNLSYNQAEEDLGRAQKIFEELNVELQDELPVLWDTRVGVYVNTFQSLAGHQEKFHKDMSKLSQNLNDIMTKLEEQRQLNDEANHSDSACSAPKCAVTNGSDGELPPGFLYKVKAIHDYTATDGDELELKMGDVVLVVAFDNPDEQDDGWLMGYQECQWLQKKALSAKGVFPENFTQKV; encoded by the exons ATGGCcgagacagggacagggaccGGGTCCGGGACAGGGAAGGGGGTCACAGCCGGGAAACTGGCCATCAACGTCCAGAAGCGGCTGACCAGAGCGCAGGAGAAG GTTCTGCAGAAGCTCGGCAAAGCTGACGAGACCCGAGATGCCGCCTTTGAGGAGATGGTGGCCAGATTCAACAAGCAGACG GCAGAAGGTACCAAACTGCAGAAAGACCTGAAAGCCTACGTGACGTCAGTGAAAA CTCTGCACGACGCGTCGCGGCGGCTGCAGGACTGTCTGGCCGAAATGTACGAACCCGAGTGGTTCGGCAAGGAGGAGATGGACGCGCTGACAGAG GAGATGATAGAGAAGGAGATGGACAATAACTTGGAg gaCACAGACACGCTGTGGTTAGACTATCACCAGAACATCACGGACAAATGTGTGGTGTGCATGGACACGTACCTGACTCAGTTTCCTGATCTGAAG GCTCGCATAGCAAAGCGCGACAGGAAGTTGGTGGACTTTGACAGTGCCAGGCATCACTTTGCCTCCTTACAGAAAGGGAAGAAGAAGGACGAGGCCAAGATCGCCAAG CCAGCAGCCCTGTTGGAGATGGCGGCTCCCAGCTGGGCTCAGGGTTTGATATCAGCCCACCAGGTGGCTCAGACTAACCTCTCCTACAACCAG gcggAGGAAGACCTCGGTCGAGCCCAGAAGATTTTCGAGGAGCTGAATGTGGAGTTACAAGACGAGCTTCCAGTCCTGTGGGACAC TCGTGTTGGCGTCTATGTTAACACATTCCAGAGCCTGGCAGGTCATCAGGAAAAGTTCCACAAAGATATGAGCAAA CTCAGCCAAAACCTGAATGACATCATGACCAAACTGGAGGAGCAGCGGCAGCTCAA TGATGAAGCCAACCACAGTGATTCAGCCTGCTCAGCACCAAag TGTGCTGTGACCAACGGCTCTGATGGTGAACTCCCTCCAGGATTCCTCTACAAG GTGAAGGCGATACACGACTACACTGCCACCGATGGTGATGAGCTGGAACTGAAGATGGGAGATGTCGTGCTGGTCGTGGCCTTTGACAACCCAGATGAACAG GACGATGGCTGGCTCATGGGTTATCAAGAGTGTCAGTGGTTGCAGAAGAAAGCTCTTTCAGCCAAAGGTGTTTTCCCTGAAAACTTCACCCAGAAGGTTTGA
- the bin1b gene encoding myc box-dependent-interacting protein 1b isoform X12: MAETGTGTGSGTGKGVTAGKLAINVQKRLTRAQEKVLQKLGKADETRDAAFEEMVARFNKQTAEGTKLQKDLKAYVTSVKTLHDASRRLQDCLAEMYEPEWFGKEEMDALTEEMIEKEMDNNLEDTDTLWLDYHQNITDKCVVCMDTYLTQFPDLKARIAKRDRKLVDFDSARHHFASLQKGKKKDEAKIAKPAALLEMAAPSWAQGLISAHQVAQTNLSYNQAEEDLGRAQKIFEELNVELQDELPVLWDTRVGVYVNTFQSLAGHQEKFHKDMSKLSQNLNDIMTKLEEQRQLKKDGTAAAKTEGGAKSDEANHSDSACSAPKCAVTNGSDGELPPGFLYKVKAIHDYTATDGDELELKMGDVVLVVAFDNPDEQDDGWLMGYQECQWLQKKALSAKGVFPENFTQKV; this comes from the exons ATGGCcgagacagggacagggaccGGGTCCGGGACAGGGAAGGGGGTCACAGCCGGGAAACTGGCCATCAACGTCCAGAAGCGGCTGACCAGAGCGCAGGAGAAG GTTCTGCAGAAGCTCGGCAAAGCTGACGAGACCCGAGATGCCGCCTTTGAGGAGATGGTGGCCAGATTCAACAAGCAGACG GCAGAAGGTACCAAACTGCAGAAAGACCTGAAAGCCTACGTGACGTCAGTGAAAA CTCTGCACGACGCGTCGCGGCGGCTGCAGGACTGTCTGGCCGAAATGTACGAACCCGAGTGGTTCGGCAAGGAGGAGATGGACGCGCTGACAGAG GAGATGATAGAGAAGGAGATGGACAATAACTTGGAg gaCACAGACACGCTGTGGTTAGACTATCACCAGAACATCACGGACAAATGTGTGGTGTGCATGGACACGTACCTGACTCAGTTTCCTGATCTGAAG GCTCGCATAGCAAAGCGCGACAGGAAGTTGGTGGACTTTGACAGTGCCAGGCATCACTTTGCCTCCTTACAGAAAGGGAAGAAGAAGGACGAGGCCAAGATCGCCAAG CCAGCAGCCCTGTTGGAGATGGCGGCTCCCAGCTGGGCTCAGGGTTTGATATCAGCCCACCAGGTGGCTCAGACTAACCTCTCCTACAACCAG gcggAGGAAGACCTCGGTCGAGCCCAGAAGATTTTCGAGGAGCTGAATGTGGAGTTACAAGACGAGCTTCCAGTCCTGTGGGACAC TCGTGTTGGCGTCTATGTTAACACATTCCAGAGCCTGGCAGGTCATCAGGAAAAGTTCCACAAAGATATGAGCAAA CTCAGCCAAAACCTGAATGACATCATGACCAAACTGGAGGAGCAGCGGCAGCTCAA AAAAGATGGTACTGCAGCAGCCAAGACAGAAGGTGGTGCAAAGAG TGATGAAGCCAACCACAGTGATTCAGCCTGCTCAGCACCAAag TGTGCTGTGACCAACGGCTCTGATGGTGAACTCCCTCCAGGATTCCTCTACAAG GTGAAGGCGATACACGACTACACTGCCACCGATGGTGATGAGCTGGAACTGAAGATGGGAGATGTCGTGCTGGTCGTGGCCTTTGACAACCCAGATGAACAG GACGATGGCTGGCTCATGGGTTATCAAGAGTGTCAGTGGTTGCAGAAGAAAGCTCTTTCAGCCAAAGGTGTTTTCCCTGAAAACTTCACCCAGAAGGTTTGA
- the bin1b gene encoding myc box-dependent-interacting protein 1b isoform X9, producing the protein MAETGTGTGSGTGKGVTAGKLAINVQKRLTRAQEKVLQKLGKADETRDAAFEEMVARFNKQTAEGTKLQKDLKAYVTSVKTLHDASRRLQDCLAEMYEPEWFGKEEMDALTEEMIEKEMDNNLEDTDTLWLDYHQNITDKCVVCMDTYLTQFPDLKARIAKRDRKLVDFDSARHHFASLQKGKKKDEAKIAKPAALLEMAAPSWAQGLISAHQVAQTNLSYNQAEEDLGRAQKIFEELNVELQDELPVLWDTRVGVYVNTFQSLAGHQEKFHKDMSKLSQNLNDIMTKLEEQRQLKKDGTAAAKTEGGAKSDEANHSDSACSAPKVEQRLGPPPSRPPPRLTPSPDQRRENAALFEDEASESDANADSTTTPATTQKAPSWDSWCAVTNGSDGELPPGFLYKVKAIHDYTATDGDELELKMGDVVLVVAFDNPDEQDDGWLMGYQECQWLQKKALSAKGVFPENFTQKV; encoded by the exons ATGGCcgagacagggacagggaccGGGTCCGGGACAGGGAAGGGGGTCACAGCCGGGAAACTGGCCATCAACGTCCAGAAGCGGCTGACCAGAGCGCAGGAGAAG GTTCTGCAGAAGCTCGGCAAAGCTGACGAGACCCGAGATGCCGCCTTTGAGGAGATGGTGGCCAGATTCAACAAGCAGACG GCAGAAGGTACCAAACTGCAGAAAGACCTGAAAGCCTACGTGACGTCAGTGAAAA CTCTGCACGACGCGTCGCGGCGGCTGCAGGACTGTCTGGCCGAAATGTACGAACCCGAGTGGTTCGGCAAGGAGGAGATGGACGCGCTGACAGAG GAGATGATAGAGAAGGAGATGGACAATAACTTGGAg gaCACAGACACGCTGTGGTTAGACTATCACCAGAACATCACGGACAAATGTGTGGTGTGCATGGACACGTACCTGACTCAGTTTCCTGATCTGAAG GCTCGCATAGCAAAGCGCGACAGGAAGTTGGTGGACTTTGACAGTGCCAGGCATCACTTTGCCTCCTTACAGAAAGGGAAGAAGAAGGACGAGGCCAAGATCGCCAAG CCAGCAGCCCTGTTGGAGATGGCGGCTCCCAGCTGGGCTCAGGGTTTGATATCAGCCCACCAGGTGGCTCAGACTAACCTCTCCTACAACCAG gcggAGGAAGACCTCGGTCGAGCCCAGAAGATTTTCGAGGAGCTGAATGTGGAGTTACAAGACGAGCTTCCAGTCCTGTGGGACAC TCGTGTTGGCGTCTATGTTAACACATTCCAGAGCCTGGCAGGTCATCAGGAAAAGTTCCACAAAGATATGAGCAAA CTCAGCCAAAACCTGAATGACATCATGACCAAACTGGAGGAGCAGCGGCAGCTCAA AAAAGATGGTACTGCAGCAGCCAAGACAGAAGGTGGTGCAAAGAG TGATGAAGCCAACCACAGTGATTCAGCCTGCTCAGCACCAAag GTGGAGCAGAGGCTCGGTCCTCCTCCCAGTCGACCTCCACCGAGGCTGACGCCGTCTCCGGACCAGAGACGGGAAAACGCCGCGCTGTTTGAGGACGAGGCCTCGGAGTCTGACGCTAACGCCGACTCCACAACGACGCCGGCGACGACACAGAAG GCGCCATCATGGGATTCATGG TGTGCTGTGACCAACGGCTCTGATGGTGAACTCCCTCCAGGATTCCTCTACAAG GTGAAGGCGATACACGACTACACTGCCACCGATGGTGATGAGCTGGAACTGAAGATGGGAGATGTCGTGCTGGTCGTGGCCTTTGACAACCCAGATGAACAG GACGATGGCTGGCTCATGGGTTATCAAGAGTGTCAGTGGTTGCAGAAGAAAGCTCTTTCAGCCAAAGGTGTTTTCCCTGAAAACTTCACCCAGAAGGTTTGA